From Oreochromis niloticus isolate F11D_XX linkage group LG14, O_niloticus_UMD_NMBU, whole genome shotgun sequence, one genomic window encodes:
- the LOC109205078 gene encoding cytochrome P450 2G1, which yields MEFSATVILAGLILALLWLFSVKRRKYRLPPGPAPLPLLGNLPQIDKNAPFKSILKFSENYGPVMTLYMGWQRTVVLVGYDAVKEALVDQADDFTGRMPVPFLLKATKGYGLAISNGERWRQLRRFTLTTLRDFGMGRKGMEEWIQEVSEHLRAHIRTFKGKPFDPQFFLSSTVSNVICCLVFGERFSFQDKQFLHLLTIMSKIARFNSSPLGQMHNIFPWLMEHLPGYHQTIFGDVEEARDFIERKIQEHKETLDPSSPRDYIDCFLIRVNQEKNNPSSEFNYDNLVSTVLNLFFAGTETTSSTLRYALTVLVKYPKIQEKMQQEIDTVIGKDRCPRMDDRKSLPFSDAVIHEVQRFLDIVPFSLPHYALNDISFRGYTIPKDTVIIPLLHSVLKEEKQWATPRFFNPQHFLDHNGNFKKNPAFMPFAAGKRACVGESLARMELFIFLVSLLQDFSFSCEGGPDSVDLDPEYSTFANLPRTYQLIATAR from the exons ATGGAGTTTTCTGCCACAGTGATCTTGGCAGGGCTAATCTTAGCTCTGCTGTGGCTGTTTAGTGTAAAAAGAAGGAAGTATCGCCTGCCTCCAGGACCTGCTCCACTTCCTCTTCTAGGAAACCTGCCACAAATAGACAAAAATGCACCTTTTAAAAGCATTCTTAAG ttCAGTGAAAACTATGGTCCTGTGATGACACTGTACATGGGCTGGCAGCGGACAGTGGTTCTGGTGGGGTATGATGCTGTGAAAGAAGCCTTGGTGGATCAGGCAGATGACTTCACAGGCAGAATGCCCGTGCCATTTCTGTTAAAAGCTACCAAGGGCTATG GTTTAGCAATCAGCAATGGGGAGCGCTGGCGCCAGCTGCGACGCTTCACACTTACAACCCTGAGAGACTTTGGGATGGGACGCAAGGGGATGGAAGAATGGATCCAAGAAGTCAGCGAACACTTGAGGGCTCACATACGTACATTTAAAG GTAAACCATTTGACCCCCAGTTTTTCTTAAGCAGCACTGTTTCTAATGTGATCTGCTGCCTGGTTTTTGGGGAACGCTTCAGTTTTCAAGACAAGCAGTTCCTGCACCTTCTGACCATCATGTCTAAGATCGCAAGGTTCAACAGTAGTCCTCTTGGTCAG ATGCACAACATCTTTCCCTGGCTCATGGAGCATCTTCCTGGCTACCACCAAACTATTTTTGGGGATGTAGAGGAGGCCAGAGATTTTATCGAGAGGAAAATCCAAGAGCACAAAGAGACACTGGACCCCAGCTCCCCCAGAGACTACATTGATTGCTTTCTCATCAGAGTTAATCAG GAAAAGAACAATCCCTCAAGTGAGTTCAACTACGACAACTTGGTTTCTACTGTACTGAACCTGTTTTTTGCTGGAACAGAGACCACCAGCTCCACCCTGAGATATGCTCTCACTGTGCTGGTTAAATACCCCAAAATACAGG AGAAAATGCAGCAAGAGATTGACACTGTAATTGGAAAAGATCGTTGTCCCAGGATGGACGACAGGAAGTCCCTCCCATTTTCAGATGCTGTCATCCATGAGGTGCAGCGTTTTCTTGACATTGTCCCCTTCAGCCTACCTCACTATGCACTGAATGACATATCCTTCAGGGGTTATACAATCCCAAAG GACACTGTAATTATTCCTCTCTTGCACtctgtgctgaaagaggaaaagcaaTGGGCCACTCCCAGGTTCTTCAATCCCCAGCACTTCCTGGACCATAACGGCAACTTCAAGAAAAATCCTGCATTCATGCCATTTGCTGCAG GGAAGAGAGCGTGTGTTGGCGAGTCTCTTGCTCGTATGGAGCTTTTTATCTTCTTAGTCTCACTGCTGCAGGATTTCAGCTTTTCCTGTGAAGGAGGCCCTGACAGTGTAGACCTCGATCCAGAGTACAGCACCTTTGCCAATTTACCTCGAACTTATCAACTCATAGCCACAGCACGTTAA
- the LOC100696416 gene encoding cytochrome P450 2G1 isoform X1 codes for MEFSATVILAGLILALLWLFSVKRRKYRLPPGPAPLPLLGNLPQIDKNAPFKSILKFSENYGPVMTLYMGWQRTVVLVGYDAVKEALVDQADDFTGRMPVPFLLKATKGYGLGISNGERWRQMRRFTLTTLRDFGMGRKGMEEWIQEVSEHLMAHIHTFKGKPFDPQFVLSSTVSNVICCLVFGERFAFEDKQFLHLLTIMSKMLRFNSSPLGQMYNIFPWLMEHLPGYHQTIFGYMKEARDFIERKIQEHKETLDPSSPRDYIDCFLIRINQEKDNPSSEFNYDNLVSTVLNLFVAGTETTSSTLRYALTVLIKYPKIQEKMQQEIDTVMGKDRCPRMDDRKSLPFSDAVIHEVQRFLDIAPFSVPHYALNDISFKGYTIPKDTVIIPLLHSVLKEEKQWATPRFFNPQHFLDHNGNFKKNPAFMPFSAGKRACVGESLARMELFIFLVSLLQDFTFSCEGGPDSVDLEPEYSSFANLPRSHQVIATAR; via the exons ATGGAGTTTTCTGCCACAGTGATCTTGGCAGGGCTAATCTTAGCTCTGCTGTGGCTGTTTAGTGTAAAAAGAAGGAAGTATCGCCTGCCTCCAGGACCTGCTCCACTTCCTCTTCTAGGAAACCTGCCACAAATAGACAAAAATGCACCTTTTAAAAGCATTCTTAAG ttCAGTGAAAACTATGGTCCTGTGATGACACTGTACATGGGCTGGCAGCGGACAGTGGTTCTGGTGGGGTATGATGCTGTGAAAGAAGCCTTGGTGGATCAGGCAGATGACTTCACAGGCAGAATGCCCGTGCCATTTCTGTTAAAAGCTACCAAGGGCTATG GTTTAGGAATCAGTAATGGGGAGCGCTGGCGCCAAATGCGACGCTTCACACTTACAACCCTGAGAGACTTTGGGATGGGACGCAAGGGGATGGAAGAATGGATCCAAGAAGTCAGCGAACACTTGAtggctcacatacatacatttaaaG GTAAACCATTTGACCCCCAATTTGTGTTAAGCAGCACCGTTTCTAATGTGATCTGCTGCCTGGTCTTTGGGGAACGCTTTGCTTTTGAAGACAAGCAGTTCCTGCACCTTCTGACCATCATGTCTAAGATGTTAAGGTTCAATAGTAGTCCTCTTGGTCAG ATGTACAACATCTTTCCCTGGCTCATGGAGCATCTCCCTGGCTACCACCAAACTATTTTTGGCTATATGAAGGAGGCCAGAGATTTTATCGAAAGGAAAATCCAAGAGCACAAAGAGACACTGGACCCCAGCTCCCCGAGAGACTACATTGACTGCTTCCTCATCAGAATTAATCAG GAGAAGGACAATCCCTCAAGTGAGTTCAACTACGACAACTTGGTTTCTACTGTATTGAATCTGTTTGTTGCTGGAACAGAGACCACCAGCTCCACCCTAAGATATGCTCTCACTGTGCTGATTAAATACCCCAAAATACAGG AGAAAATGCAGCAAGAGATTGACACTGTAATGGGAAAAGATCGTTGTCCCAGGATGGACGACAGGAAGTCCCTCCCATTTTCAGATGCTGTCATCCATGAGGTGCAGCGTTTTCTTGACATTGCCCCCTTCAGCGTACCTCACTATGCACTGAATGACATATCCTTCAAGGGTTATACAATCCCAAAG GACACTGTAATTATTCCTCTCTTGCACtctgtgctgaaagaggaaaagcaaTGGGCCACTCCCAGGTTCTTCAATCCCCAGCACTTCCTGGACCATAACGGCAACTTCAAGAAAAATCCTGCATTCATGCCATTCTCTGCAG GGAAGAGAGCGTGTGTTGGCGAGTCTCTTGCTCGTATGgagctttttatctttttagtCTCACTGCTGCAGGATTTCACCTTTTCCTGTGAAGGAGGCCCTGACAGTGTAGACCTCGAGCCAGAGTACAGCAGCTTTGCCAATTTACCTCGAAGTCATCAAGTCATAGCCACAGCACGTTAA
- the LOC109205080 gene encoding cytochrome P450 2G1, translated as MEFSATVILAGLILALLWLFSVKRRKYRLPPGPAPLPLLGNLPQIDKNAPFKSILKFSENYGPVMTLYMGRQRTVVLVGYDAVKEALVDQADDFTGRMPVPFLFKATKGYGLGISNGERWRQMRHFTLTTLRDFGMGRKGMEEWIQEVSEHLRAHIRTFKGKPFDPQFVLSSTVSNVICCLVFGERFAFEDKQFLHLLTIMSKMLRFSSSPLGQMYNIFPWLMEHLPGYHQTIFGYIKEARDFIERKIQEHKETLDPSSPRDYIDCFLIRINQEKNNPSSEFNYDNLVSTVLNLFVAGTETTSSTVRYALAVLIKYPKIQEKMQQEIDTVMGKDRCPRMDDRKSLPFSDAVIHEVQRFLDIAPLSAPHYALNDISFKGYTIPKDTVIIPLLHSVLKEEKQWATPRFFNPQHFLDHNGNFKKNPAFMPFSAGKRACVGESLARMELFIFLVSLVQDFSFSCEGGPDSVDLEPEYSSFANLPRTYQIIATAR; from the exons ATGGAGTTTTCTGCCACAGTGATCTTGGCAGGGCTAATCTTAGCTCTGCTGTGGCTGTTTAGTGTAAAAAGAAGGAAGTATCGCCTGCCTCCAGGACCTGCTCCACTTCCTCTTCTAGGAAACCTGCCACAAATAGACAAAAATGCACCTTTTAAAAGCATTCTTAAG ttCAGTGAAAACTATGGTCCTGTGATGACACTGTACATGGGCAGGCAGCGGACAGTGGTTCTGGTGGGGTATGATGCTGTGAAAGAAGCCTTGGTGGATCAGGCAGATGACTTCACAGGCAGAATGCCCGTGCCATTTCTGTTCAAAGCTACCAAAGGCTATG GTTTAGGAATCAGTAATGGGGAGCGCTGGCGCCAAATGCGACACTTCACACTTACAACCCTGAGAGACTTTGGGATGGGACGCAAGGGGATGGAAGAATGGATCCAAGAAGTCAGCGAACACTTGAGGGCTCACATACGTACATTTAAAG GTAAACCATTTGACCCCCAATTTGTGTTAAGCAGCACCGTTTCTAATGTGATCTGCTGCCTGGTCTTTGGGGAACGCTTCGCTTTTGAAGACAAGCAGTTCCTGCACCTTCTGACCATCATGTCTAAGATGTTAAGGTTCAGTAGTAGTCCTCTTGGTCAG ATGTACAACATCTTTCCCTGGCTCATGGAGCATCTCCCTGGCTACCACCAAACTATTTTTGGCTATATAAAGGAGGCCAGAGATTTTATCGAAAGGAAAATCCAAGAGCACAAAGAGACACTGGACCCCAGCTCCCCGAGAGACTACATTGACTGCTTCCTCATCAGAATTAATCAG GAAAAGAACAATCCCTCAAGTGAGTTCAACTACGACAACTTGGTTTCTACTGTATTGAATCTGTTTGTTGCTGGAACAGAGACCACCAGCTCCACCGTGAGATATGCTCTCGCTGTGCTGATTAAATACCCCAAAATACAGG AGAAAATGCAGCAAGAGATTGACACTGTAATGGGAAAAGATCGTTGTCCCAGGATGGACGACAGGAAGTCCCTCCCATTTTCAGATGCTGTCATCCATGAGGTGCAGCGTTTTCTTGACATTGCCCCCTTGAGCGCACCTCACTATGCACTGAATGACATATCCTTCAAGGGTTATACAATCCCAAAG GACACTGTAATTATTCCTCTCTTGCACtctgtgctgaaagaggaaaagcaaTGGGCCACTCCCAGGTTCTTCAATCCCCAGCACTTCCTGGACCATAACGGCAACTTCAAGAAAAATCCTGCATTCATGCCATTCTCTGCAG GGAAGAGAGCGTGTGTTGGCGAGTCTCTTGCTCGTATGGAGCTTTTTATCTTCTTAGTCTCACTGGTGCAGGATTTCAGCTTTTCCTGTGAAGGAGGCCCTGACAGTGTAGACCTCGAGCCAGAGTACAGCAGCTTTGCCAATTTACCTCGAACTTATCAAATCATAGCCACAGCACGTTAA
- the LOC100696416 gene encoding cytochrome P450 2G1 isoform X2: MEFSATVILAGLILALLWLFSVKRRKYRLPPGPAPLPLLGNLPQIDKNAPFKSILKFSENYGPVMTLYMGWQRTVVLVGYDAVKEALVDQADDFTGRMPVPFLLKATKGYGLGISNGERWRQMRRFTLTTLRDFGMGRKGMEEWIQEVSEHLMAHIHTFKGKPFDPQFVLSSTVSNVICCLVFGERFAFEDKQFLHLLTIMSKMLRFNSSPLGQMYNIFPWLMEHLPGYHQTIFGYMKEARDFIERKIQEHKETLDPSSPRDYIDCFLIRINQKDNPSSEFNYDNLVSTVLNLFVAGTETTSSTLRYALTVLIKYPKIQEKMQQEIDTVMGKDRCPRMDDRKSLPFSDAVIHEVQRFLDIAPFSVPHYALNDISFKGYTIPKDTVIIPLLHSVLKEEKQWATPRFFNPQHFLDHNGNFKKNPAFMPFSAGKRACVGESLARMELFIFLVSLLQDFTFSCEGGPDSVDLEPEYSSFANLPRSHQVIATAR, encoded by the exons ATGGAGTTTTCTGCCACAGTGATCTTGGCAGGGCTAATCTTAGCTCTGCTGTGGCTGTTTAGTGTAAAAAGAAGGAAGTATCGCCTGCCTCCAGGACCTGCTCCACTTCCTCTTCTAGGAAACCTGCCACAAATAGACAAAAATGCACCTTTTAAAAGCATTCTTAAG ttCAGTGAAAACTATGGTCCTGTGATGACACTGTACATGGGCTGGCAGCGGACAGTGGTTCTGGTGGGGTATGATGCTGTGAAAGAAGCCTTGGTGGATCAGGCAGATGACTTCACAGGCAGAATGCCCGTGCCATTTCTGTTAAAAGCTACCAAGGGCTATG GTTTAGGAATCAGTAATGGGGAGCGCTGGCGCCAAATGCGACGCTTCACACTTACAACCCTGAGAGACTTTGGGATGGGACGCAAGGGGATGGAAGAATGGATCCAAGAAGTCAGCGAACACTTGAtggctcacatacatacatttaaaG GTAAACCATTTGACCCCCAATTTGTGTTAAGCAGCACCGTTTCTAATGTGATCTGCTGCCTGGTCTTTGGGGAACGCTTTGCTTTTGAAGACAAGCAGTTCCTGCACCTTCTGACCATCATGTCTAAGATGTTAAGGTTCAATAGTAGTCCTCTTGGTCAG ATGTACAACATCTTTCCCTGGCTCATGGAGCATCTCCCTGGCTACCACCAAACTATTTTTGGCTATATGAAGGAGGCCAGAGATTTTATCGAAAGGAAAATCCAAGAGCACAAAGAGACACTGGACCCCAGCTCCCCGAGAGACTACATTGACTGCTTCCTCATCAGAATTAATCAG AAGGACAATCCCTCAAGTGAGTTCAACTACGACAACTTGGTTTCTACTGTATTGAATCTGTTTGTTGCTGGAACAGAGACCACCAGCTCCACCCTAAGATATGCTCTCACTGTGCTGATTAAATACCCCAAAATACAGG AGAAAATGCAGCAAGAGATTGACACTGTAATGGGAAAAGATCGTTGTCCCAGGATGGACGACAGGAAGTCCCTCCCATTTTCAGATGCTGTCATCCATGAGGTGCAGCGTTTTCTTGACATTGCCCCCTTCAGCGTACCTCACTATGCACTGAATGACATATCCTTCAAGGGTTATACAATCCCAAAG GACACTGTAATTATTCCTCTCTTGCACtctgtgctgaaagaggaaaagcaaTGGGCCACTCCCAGGTTCTTCAATCCCCAGCACTTCCTGGACCATAACGGCAACTTCAAGAAAAATCCTGCATTCATGCCATTCTCTGCAG GGAAGAGAGCGTGTGTTGGCGAGTCTCTTGCTCGTATGgagctttttatctttttagtCTCACTGCTGCAGGATTTCACCTTTTCCTGTGAAGGAGGCCCTGACAGTGTAGACCTCGAGCCAGAGTACAGCAGCTTTGCCAATTTACCTCGAAGTCATCAAGTCATAGCCACAGCACGTTAA